In Centroberyx gerrardi isolate f3 chromosome 20, fCenGer3.hap1.cur.20231027, whole genome shotgun sequence, a genomic segment contains:
- the LOC139913747 gene encoding inhibitor of nuclear factor kappa-B kinase subunit alpha-like — protein MEKPPFRQNQNCGDWELKERLGMGGFAHVYLYQHHESNEKLAVKMCRLELTPRNKDRWSREIQIMKKLNHINVVTAREVPEEMMHIALNDLPLLAMEYCSRGDLRKMLSKPENCCGLKESEVLSLLNDVGSGIQYLHENKIIHRDLKPENIVLQDVSGKLVHKIIDLGYAKDLDQGSLCTSFVGTLQYLAPELFENKPYTVTVDYWSFGTMVFECSCGFRPFLHNLQPVQWASKVRNKGPKDIMAVEDLNGEVKFSTHLPYPNNLSRTLLEPMEALLQLMLKWDPVQRGGRINPDSKKPQCFEVLEQILSMKVVHILNMTTAQVHSFQLAPEESLHSLQKRIEAETKIEVVNQELLQETGVSLDPRKPAAQCVLDGVRGWDSYIVYLFDKSLTKYSGPFSARQLPDKVNTIVQEAKIQLPLVVLKKVWGEAVSYICGLKDDYSRLFQGQRAAMLSLLRYNTNLTRYKNSMFGFSQQLKAKLDFFKSSIQYDLEKYSDQMHYGISSEKMLKAWQENEERAAAFAQVAEVSHLDEEIMALHSEIVELQRSPYARRQGDKMEQLEEKAIDLYKQLKMKCKTPEPDVSSDSSEMVKAIIQTVQNQDKVLKDLYTHLSKILLSKQKIIDLFPRIEKTLESIKDADNTVMQMQIKRQREFWHLLKIACAQNSSRNSIAASPESSNPLQVSQWSQSAQPVSSPHPLTSLPGPNDSDAAPRLLQENQKYLSQLTSLMQEAADDQAKSIVDQDWSWTKYETLSTKLKKRNA, from the exons ATGGAGAAGCCTCCCTTCAGACAAAACCAAAACTGCGGAGACTGGGAGTTGAAAGAAAGGCTGGGTATGGGCGGCTTTGCCCATGTTTACTTATACCAACATCAT GAATCAAATGAAAAACTAGCTGTGAAAATGTGCCGTCTAGAGTTGACACCAAGAAATAAGGACAGATGGAGCAGAGAGATCCAGATCATGAAAAA gTTGAACCATATCAATGTTGTGACAGCCAGAGAAGTGCCAGAGGAAATGATGCACATAGCCTTAAATGATCTTCCACTACTGGCCATGGAGTACTGCTCCAGGGGAGACCTAAGGAAG ATGCTGAGCAAACCTGAAAACTGTTGTGGGTTGAAAGAGAGTGAAGTGCTTTCACTACTCAATGATGTTG GATCTGGCATCCAGTATTTGCATGAAAACAAGATCATACACAGAGACCTTAAACCGGAGAACATAGTGCTACAAGATGTCAGTGGAAAG CTGGTTCACAAAATCATTGACTTGGGCTATGCTAAAGACTTGGACCAAGGCAGTCTTTGTACCTCCTTTGTTGGCACTCTCCAGTATCTG GCACCTGAGCTATTTGAGAATAAGCCATACACTGTTACTGTGGACTACTGGAGTTTTGGCACCATGGTATTTGAATGCAGTTGTGGTTTCCGGCCCTTCCTGCACAACCTGCAACCTGTGCAGTG GGCCAGCAAAGTGCGGAACAAAGGTCCAAAAGACATCATGGCTGTAGAGGACCTGAATGGAGAAGTCAAGTTCTCTACACATCTCCCCTACCCCAACAATCTCAGCAG AACACTCTTGGAGCCAATGGAAGCATTGCTGCAGCTGATGCTGAAGTGGGATCCTGTCCAGAGAGGAGGCAGAATCAACCCTGACAGCAAGAAGCCCCAGTGCTTTGAAGTGCTGGAGCAGATATTGAGTATGAAG gTGGTCCACATCCTGAACATGACCACAGCTCAGGTCCACTCTTTCCAGTTGGCCCCGGAAGAGAGTCTCCACAGTCTGCAGAAGCGCATTGAGGCTGAGACCAAGATAGAAGTGGTCAaccaggagctgctgcaggagaCCGGGGTGTCGCTGGACCCCAGGAAGCCCGCTGCACAGTGTGTCCTGGACGGAGTG AGAGGTTGGGACAGCTATATTGTCTACCTGTTTGACAAGAGCCTCACCAAGTACTCTGGCCCCTTCAGTGCGAGACAGCTGCCTGACAAAGTCAACACTATTG TGCAAGAGGCTAAGATCCAGCTGCCCCTGGTTGTGCTGAAGAAGGTGTGGGGTGAAGCAGTGAGCTACATCTGTGGCCTGAAGGACGACTACAGCAGGCTCTTCCAGGGCCAGAGGGCTGCCAT GCTGAGTCTCCTACGCTACAACACCAACCTGACCAGGTATAAGAACAGCATGTTTGGCTTCTCCCAGCAGCTGAAAGCCAAACTGGACTTCTTCAAGAGCAGCATCCAGTACGACCTGGAAAAGTACAGCGATCAGATGCACTATGGCATAT CCTCTGAAAAGATGCTGAAAGCCTGGCAGGAGAACGAGGAAAGAGCTGCTGCTTTTGCACAG GTGGCAGAGGTGAGCCATCTGGATGAGGAGATCATGGCACTGCACTCGGAGATAGTGGAACTTCAGAGGAGTCCTTATGCCCGTCGCCAAGGAGACAAGATGGAGCAGCT AGAAGAAAAGGCTATTGACCTCTACAAGCAACTTAAGATGAaatgcaaaa CACCTGAGCCAGATGTGAGCAGCGACAGTTCTGAGATGGTCAAGGCCATCATTCAGACCGTCCAGAACCAGGACAAGGTCCTCAAAGATCTGTACACCCACCTCAG TAAGATCCTGCTCAGCAAACAAAAGATCATTGACCTGTTTCCACGAATCGAGAAAACCCTGGAGAGCATCAAGGATGCTGACAACACAGTGATGCAGATGCAGattaagagacagagagagttctGGCATTTACTGAAGATAGCCTGT gctCAGAACTCGTCGCGGAACTCGATAGCAGCCAGTCCGGAGTCGTCCAATCCGCTGCAGGTTTCTCAGTGGTCGCAGTCAGCCCAACCTGTCAGCTCCCCTCACCCTCTCACCTCCCTGCCTGGGCCAAATGACAG TGATGCTGCCCCACGCCTGCTCCAGGAGAACCAGAAGTACCTCAGTCAGCTGACCAGCCTGATGCAGGAAGCAGCTGATGATCAGGCCAAAAGCATAGTG GACCAAGACTGGAGCTGGACGAAATATGAAACTTTATCCACAAAACTAAAAAAGCGGAATGCGTAA